In the Dolichospermum flos-aquae CCAP 1403/13F genome, CTTGGTATTTCTTACGTTATCCTGACGCGAAGAATGAGGAAAAGATTTTTGATTCTGGTAAAGTAAATGATTGGATGCCTGTAGATCAATATGTAGGAGGAATTGAACACGCAATTTTACATTTATTGTATTCGCGTTTCTTCACTAAAGTATTGAGAGATAGAGGTTTATTTAATTTTGATGAACCATTTCAAAAGTTGTTAACTCAGGGAATGGTACAGGGTTTAACTTACATGAACCCGAATAAAGGTGGTAAGGATAAATGGATTCCTTCAAATTTAGTTGATGCTAATAATCCTCTAGATCCACAAACTGGAGAACCTTTACAACGTCTCTATGCTACCATGTCTAAATCAAAAGGCAATGGTGTTGCCCCGGAAGATGTGATTAATAAATATGGCATTGATACGGCGAGAATGTTCATTTTATTTAAAGCACCTCCTGAAAAAGATTTAGAATGGGATGAGGCTGATGTTGAGGGGCAATTCCGCTTTTTAAATCGCGTTTGGCGGTTGGTGACAGATTATGCTGCTGCGGGAGTTTGTAAGCAAAAAGCGGAAATTGATAAGTTAAATAAAGCCGAAAAAGATTTGCGTCGCGCAATTCATATTGCTATTCAAGCAATTACGGAAGATGTGGTAGATGAATATCAATTCAATACGGCAATTTCGGAATTGATGAAGTTAAGCAATGCCTTGACTGATGCTGATTGTCATAATTCGCCAATTTACGCGGAAGGGATGCAAACTTTGGTGATTATGTTAGCGCCTTTTGCCCCCCATATTGGTGATGAATTATGGCAATTGTTGGGGAATAAAAGTTCTGTGCATACCCAAACTTGGCCAAGTTTTGATCCTGCGGCTTTGATAGCTGATGAAATTACTTTGGTAATTCAAATTATGGGTAAAACTCGCGGCGCTATTCAAGTTCCTTCGCAATCTGATAAGGCTGAGTTGGAAAAATATGCGCGTGAGTCGGAAGCTGGACAACGTTATTTGGAAGGAAAGGAAGTTAAGAAGGTGATTGTTGTTCCTGGTAAGTTGGTGAATTTCGTTTTGGGTTAGTTTTTGTAGGTTGGGTTAAATGAAATGCAACCCAACTTATGTATTATTATTGGTTGATGTTGGGTTTCCTTGCGTCAACCCAACTTACAGACTTAAAATAACTTAGTTAAAAGTTTTTATTGGAAGCTGTTATGCGTAAAGGTGTGATTACACAATGGAAAGATAACAGGGGTTTTGGATTTATACAACCTAGTGATGGAGGTAAAGAAATTTTCCTTCACATCAGTGAAATAAAGGTGGCAAGTCGTCGTCCAAAAGTAGGTGATACAATCCTGTACGAATTAACAACAGCCTCAGATGGAAAACTTCGCGCCACTAAAGCATCAATTGATGGAGTTCCATCTCTACCTGTCAGAAAATACCAAAAGGTAAAAAAAGGTAGTCTTATGAAAAAACTTATCGGGATTACTGTTGCTGTTGGTTGTGTTATTTTTGCAACGGAATTTAAAGGTAGCCGTTCTCCAACTCCAATCACATCGTTCACTAAACCAGGATGTAAAATCAAAGGTAATATTTCTATAAACACTGGTAGTAAATTTTATCACGTTCCTGGCGCTGAAGATTATGAATCAACAGTAATTGATCCAACCAAGGGAGAGAAATGGTTTTGTAAAGAGTCAGAAGCGTTGGCCAATGGTTGGCGTAAAGCACCAAAATAAAATTTTTAGCAACCCAACACATTTATTATTATTGGTTGATGTTGGGTTTCTGTGCGTTAACCCAACCTACACTTTTATAAGTGATTTTTTTAGAGAAATCTGGTACTATTGAGAATGGATATATAAATCATTTCAAGTAATGAAAGTAAAGCTTCACAATAATGCAAACTCTTCTCGTACTGCGGTAAAACTTTCCAGTAAGTACATGGTTGTTTATCACAAAAAGGGAGAAACATTAGGAATGAATAGAATATTGTCCCCAAATATGGAAAAGCACTATTTTGTAAAGGCATTTTTAGATTTCCTTGCTAGAGATATTAAGAAAAATCCTAGCACTATTGAACCACTTACAGAAGATATGTATCGTCGTGCTTCATTGCTTACGGAAGGGATGGAAGTTGATCTTGATGAAGAGTTCCCAGAGGATTTCATATTTGTATGAATGTTAATGGGTGGACATTAAAAATTCATCCTGCCTTCGGTGAAAAATATAACAAATTGATTATTCAGGTTGAGGAACTTAAAGAAAAAATCCAGAAGGATATCAGCAACATCCAGCTACAAAGTTTCTTAAAAATATTACTGAGCTTATTTTTAATGCTCCATTTCTCAACCATTCAATTGGTTGTTCTTCATCTACTTTATCTGGATTTACCCATACAATATCCTTGAGTTCATCTATTTTTACAGATGCTTCACTAAAAAATTTTCTCGCAGTATTATCATCCAATGATATAACAATTTTATCTGTTGCTAGTGCTGCTTCTATTAAACATAAATCTTTTGTCATTTCTGCAATTCTTTTATTGCCAACATTAGCAGCAATACTTTCTATCTCAGTCCATAAACTATCATTTATTGATATTTCCAGATAGTTCCATTTTTTCTTTGCTACCATTTGTCGTCGCCAAGTTAGGGCAAATAAAGAGAGCTACTTGGATAGCTCTCTAAAATCATCAGGGTGCATCTACTTAGCACATTATATAATTCTAGCACCAAGGGGTCAAACCCCCTATTTTTTATTTTTGTCAGTTGTCCGTTGTCCGTTGTTCCCTGTTCCCTGTTCCCTTTAAAAAGAAAGAGAGCCAATAAAAACTAGCTCTCTCGATAATCAAGTTGCGTCTTATTATCACACTATACCATTTTCAGGGTGAGGGGTATCA is a window encoding:
- a CDS encoding cold shock domain-containing protein, whose protein sequence is MRKGVITQWKDNRGFGFIQPSDGGKEIFLHISEIKVASRRPKVGDTILYELTTASDGKLRATKASIDGVPSLPVRKYQKVKKGSLMKKLIGITVAVGCVIFATEFKGSRSPTPITSFTKPGCKIKGNISINTGSKFYHVPGAEDYESTVIDPTKGEKWFCKESEALANGWRKAPK
- a CDS encoding type II toxin-antitoxin system PrlF family antitoxin, which produces MKVKLHNNANSSRTAVKLSSKYMVVYHKKGETLGMNRILSPNMEKHYFVKAFLDFLARDIKKNPSTIEPLTEDMYRRASLLTEGMEVDLDEEFPEDFIFV